One Capsicum annuum cultivar UCD-10X-F1 chromosome 2, UCD10Xv1.1, whole genome shotgun sequence genomic window carries:
- the LOC107859139 gene encoding probable methyltransferase At1g29790, with amino-acid sequence MGFTMGLNLLLLVAMVATNILSLYHLSSNIQSKPPAAPPVPDHLLHQLQTIRATINHLTRLHPPAPPSAKKSTVSIPSDLLLYTHLSPIASSCKDNPDLLYQYMNYTPFSLCPSDSSVAESLILRGCHPLPRRRCFSRTPSSIPNSLPKTPFSTLPEKSLLWNSYTCKSFSCLSQSNPNMGFDMKVEQSRFLDYKSGLDLPIPQFIQLSKSSKSVIRLALDIGGGTGTFAAQMKLHNVTVVTTTMNLGAPYSETVALRGLVPLHVPLQQRLPVFDGVLDLVRCGHAVNRWIPVTMMEFLLFDIDRVLRGGGYLWLDHFFSKKADLDKVFQPLIWKLNYRKVKWAVENKNDASGVKNGEVYLTALLQKPLSR; translated from the coding sequence TATGGTGGCTACCAACATTCTTTCTTTGTATCACCTCTCTTCCAATATCCAATCCAAGCCCCCTGCAGCTCCACCTGTACCCGACCACCTTCTTCATCAACTTCAGACAATACGCGCCACCATTAACCACCTCACGCGCCTACACCCTCCAGCTCCTCCATCTGCCAAGAAATCTACAGTTAGCATCCCTTCTGACCTCCTTCTCTACACTCATCTGTCACCTATTGCTTCTTCTTGTAAAGACAATCCTGATTTGCTTTATCAGTACATGAACTATACACCCTTTAGTCTTTGTCCCTCAGATTCTTCAGTAGCTGAGTCTCTGATACTTAGGGGGTGTCACCCTCTTCCAAGGAGGAGATGCTTTTCAAGAACCCCTTCTAGTATCCCAAATTCACTTCCTAAAACCCCATTTTCTACACTACCTGAAAAGTCCTTGTTGTGGAACAGTTACACTTGCAAGAGCTTTTCTTGTTTGTCTCAGTCTAATCCCAACATGGGATTTGATATGAAAGTCGAGCAATCAAGATTCTTGGATTATAAATCAGGTCTGGATCTCCCAATTCCACAATTTATCCAGCTGTCTAAGTCCTCAAAAAGTGTCATTAGGCTAGCACTTGATATTGGTGGTGGTACAGGCACTTTTGCAGCACAAATGAAGCTGCATAATGTGACTGTTGTGACTACAACAATGAATCTTGGTGCTCCTTATAGTGAGACTGTGGCACTTAGGGGATTGGTGCCTTTACATGTGCCTTTGCAGCAGAGGCTGCCTGTGTTTGATGGGGTGCTGGATCTTGTGAGATGTGGTCATGCTGTGAATAGGTGGATTCCAGTGACCATGATGGAGTTCTTGCTTTTTGATATTGATAGAGTGTTGAGAGGTGGTGGGTACCTCTGGTTGGACCATTTCTTTAGTAAAAAAGCTGATCTTGACAAGGTTTTTCAACCCTTGATCTGGAAATTGAACTACAGGAAGGTGAAATGGGCGGTAGAAAATAAGAATGATGCTAGTGGTGTGAAGAATGGGGAAGTTTATTTGACAGCTCTTCTTCAAAAGCCGCTTTCGAGATGA